In Mesorhizobium sp., one DNA window encodes the following:
- a CDS encoding GNAT family protein, which produces MQDLANWTPRPRPQRIVLEGRYVRLEPLSAAKHGDGLYKAATEGEADARFRWLFETTPTDRASFDAWLAKAEASEDPLFFAVIDKQTGEAVGRQTLMRIDPTYGVIEIGNIHWGPKMQRSRLSTEAQYLFAEYVFDDLGYRRYEWKCNNRNGPSKRAAERFGFSFEGVFRQHLIVKGENRDTAWYSIIDTEWPDLKRAYEAWLDPSNFDAAGHQKRRLEDFRSLRVE; this is translated from the coding sequence ATGCAAGACCTCGCCAACTGGACACCGCGGCCGCGTCCGCAGCGCATCGTGCTGGAGGGCCGGTATGTCCGGCTCGAGCCGCTCAGCGCGGCGAAACACGGCGACGGCCTCTACAAGGCTGCGACCGAAGGCGAGGCCGATGCGCGCTTCCGCTGGCTGTTCGAGACGACCCCGACCGACCGGGCGAGCTTCGACGCCTGGCTGGCCAAGGCGGAGGCGAGCGAGGATCCGCTGTTCTTCGCCGTGATCGACAAGCAGACCGGCGAGGCGGTTGGCCGCCAGACGCTGATGCGGATCGACCCGACCTACGGCGTGATCGAGATCGGCAACATCCACTGGGGGCCGAAAATGCAGCGTTCCCGGCTGTCGACGGAAGCACAGTATCTCTTCGCCGAATATGTCTTCGACGACCTCGGCTATCGCCGCTACGAGTGGAAGTGCAACAACCGCAACGGGCCGTCGAAGCGGGCGGCCGAGCGCTTCGGCTTCTCGTTCGAGGGCGTCTTCCGCCAGCACCTGATCGTCAAGGGCGAGAACCGCGACACGGCCTGGTATTCAATCATCGACACCGAATGGCCCGATCTGAAGCGCGCCTATGAGGCCTGGCTCGACCCGTCGAACTTCGACGCGGCGGGACATCAGAAGCGGCGGCTGGAGGATTTCCGATCGCTTCGAGTGGAATAG
- a CDS encoding pyridoxal phosphate-dependent aminotransferase, with product MTLHTIAAFDRIGEENAFAVLARATALAQAGKDIINLGIGQPDFRTPDHIVEAAIKALRDGHHGYTPATGLLACREAVVRRTLTTTGIEVSPENVMILPGGKPTMYAAIIMFGEPGAEIMYPDPGFPIYRSMIEFTGATPVPIPVREENGFAFSAEETLALITPKTRLIILNSPANPTGGVTPKAEIEKLVKGLEKHPDAAILSDEIYDVMTYDGEVHTSLLTFPSIRDRLIVLNGWSKTWAMTGWRMGWSIWPDRLYNLVRKLAVNCWSCVNAPSQYAGIAAIDGPQDDVEKMMRAFDRRRKVVVEGLNALPGVSCITPKGAFYAFPNISGTGWKAKKLATALLEDAGVALIGGPDFGVLGEGYMRLSYANSEENILRALERIEGFLGTR from the coding sequence ATGACCCTCCACACCATTGCCGCCTTCGACCGCATCGGCGAGGAAAACGCCTTCGCCGTGCTCGCCCGCGCCACAGCACTTGCGCAGGCGGGCAAGGACATCATCAATCTCGGCATCGGCCAGCCCGATTTCCGCACGCCCGACCATATCGTCGAGGCCGCCATCAAGGCGCTGCGCGACGGCCACCACGGCTACACGCCCGCCACCGGTCTGCTTGCCTGCCGAGAGGCGGTCGTGCGCCGCACGCTGACGACGACTGGCATTGAGGTTTCGCCGGAGAACGTGATGATCTTGCCGGGCGGCAAGCCCACCATGTATGCGGCAATCATCATGTTCGGCGAACCGGGTGCCGAAATCATGTATCCGGATCCGGGCTTCCCCATCTACCGCTCGATGATCGAGTTCACTGGCGCCACGCCCGTGCCGATCCCCGTCCGCGAGGAGAACGGCTTCGCCTTCTCGGCCGAGGAGACGCTGGCGCTGATCACGCCGAAGACGCGGCTGATCATCCTCAATTCCCCCGCCAACCCGACCGGCGGCGTGACGCCCAAGGCCGAGATCGAGAAGCTGGTGAAGGGACTGGAGAAGCATCCGGACGCGGCGATCCTGTCCGACGAGATCTACGACGTGATGACCTATGACGGCGAGGTGCACACCTCGCTGCTCACCTTCCCGTCGATCCGCGACCGGCTGATCGTTCTCAACGGCTGGTCCAAGACCTGGGCGATGACCGGCTGGCGCATGGGCTGGTCGATCTGGCCGGACAGGTTGTACAACCTCGTGCGCAAGCTGGCGGTCAACTGCTGGTCCTGCGTCAACGCCCCGTCGCAATATGCCGGCATCGCCGCGATCGACGGGCCGCAGGACGACGTCGAGAAAATGATGCGCGCCTTCGACCGCCGCCGGAAGGTCGTGGTCGAAGGGCTGAACGCCCTGCCCGGCGTCTCCTGCATCACGCCCAAAGGCGCCTTCTACGCCTTCCCGAACATTTCCGGCACCGGCTGGAAGGCCAAGAAGCTCGCCACGGCGCTTCTGGAGGACGCCGGGGTCGCGCTGATCGGGGGGCCGGATTTCGGCGTGCTCGGCGAAGGCTACATGCGCCTGTCCTATGCCAATTCGGAGGAGAACATCCTGCGCGCGCTGGAGCGGATCGAGGGGTTCCTGGGGACACGTTGA
- a CDS encoding helix-turn-helix domain-containing GNAT family N-acetyltransferase has translation MDRNDIEQVRRFNRAFTKRIGMLEDSYLARGRPLGEARVLFEVGLAGGIGLQALRERLGLDSGYLSRLMRSLEGQGMVELVRDEADARARLARLTPRGHAEFEAYDRLSDDAAEDLLASLDATQRPRMVAAMAEIERLLRAASAMVALEPAGSADARFCLESYYSELARRFPSGFDPLAVNNFDPAEMTPPKGWFVVARIDGEPVGCGALKRLEDGVGEVKRVWTSPSVRGLGVASRIMDRLEALAVEAGFAVLRLDTNGRLKEAQAMYAKRGYREIARYNDNPYAEHWFEKGL, from the coding sequence ATGGATCGGAACGATATCGAGCAAGTCAGGCGGTTCAACCGCGCCTTCACGAAACGCATCGGCATGCTCGAAGACAGCTACCTTGCGCGCGGACGGCCGCTGGGCGAGGCGCGGGTGCTGTTCGAGGTCGGTCTCGCGGGTGGGATCGGCCTGCAGGCGCTGCGCGAGCGGCTGGGGCTCGACTCCGGCTATCTCAGCCGGCTGATGCGGTCGCTCGAGGGGCAGGGGATGGTGGAACTGGTCCGCGACGAGGCCGACGCCCGGGCGCGGCTTGCCAGGCTGACGCCGCGGGGCCACGCCGAGTTCGAAGCCTATGACCGTCTGTCCGACGATGCGGCGGAGGATCTGCTGGCGTCGCTGGACGCGACGCAGCGCCCGCGCATGGTCGCGGCGATGGCCGAAATCGAGCGCCTGCTGCGCGCTGCTTCGGCGATGGTGGCGCTGGAGCCGGCAGGCAGCGCGGATGCCCGGTTCTGTCTCGAGAGCTACTACTCCGAGCTCGCACGCCGCTTTCCCTCCGGCTTCGATCCGCTCGCCGTCAACAATTTCGACCCGGCGGAGATGACGCCGCCGAAAGGATGGTTCGTGGTCGCGCGCATCGACGGCGAGCCAGTGGGCTGCGGCGCCTTGAAGCGCCTGGAGGACGGCGTCGGCGAGGTGAAGCGGGTGTGGACCTCCCCCTCCGTGCGCGGCCTCGGCGTCGCCAGCCGGATCATGGATCGGCTGGAAGCGCTGGCCGTGGAGGCGGGGTTCGCGGTCCTGCGGCTCGATACGAACGGGAGATTGAAAGAAGCTCAGGCGATGTATGCCAAGCGGGGATACCGCGAGATCGCCCGTTATAACGACAATCCCTATGCGGAGCATTGGTTCGAGAAAGGGCTATGA
- a CDS encoding cation diffusion facilitator family transporter, which yields MLGHHDHHDHDHDDSGHHSHDHHGHGTVGHVHGSGDKRRVLIAALLTGGFMVAEAIGGLLTGSLALLADAGHMLTDSVSLVLAWYAFQLAGRAATSRMTYGFDRVKTLIAYTNGLTIFAIGLWICWEAVVRFAVPQPVLGGPMLAVAIAGLCVNVAAFAVLHGGDRENLNMRGAILHVAGDLLGSVAAIVAAVVILWTGWYPVDPILSALVAVILFRSAWSLVREAGAVLLEGTPDRIDRDAVAKDIESGVPGVREVHHMHVWSMDGSRNLATLHACLVEGADAFGAVSAIKQRLASRHGIGHATVEVEYGACADAAVAHPH from the coding sequence ATGTTAGGCCACCACGACCATCACGACCACGATCATGACGATTCCGGTCATCACAGCCACGACCACCACGGTCACGGGACCGTCGGCCATGTGCATGGGTCGGGCGACAAGAGACGGGTGCTCATTGCCGCGTTGCTGACCGGGGGGTTCATGGTGGCCGAGGCCATCGGCGGGCTGCTGACGGGATCGCTCGCGCTCTTGGCCGACGCCGGCCACATGCTGACGGATTCGGTTTCGCTCGTGCTTGCCTGGTATGCCTTCCAACTGGCGGGCCGCGCCGCCACCTCCCGCATGACCTACGGTTTCGACCGCGTGAAGACGCTCATCGCCTATACCAACGGGCTTACCATCTTCGCGATCGGCCTGTGGATCTGCTGGGAGGCGGTCGTGCGCTTTGCGGTACCGCAGCCGGTGCTCGGCGGACCAATGCTGGCGGTGGCGATCGCCGGCCTTTGCGTGAACGTCGCCGCGTTTGCCGTGCTGCACGGAGGCGACCGCGAGAACCTCAACATGCGCGGCGCGATCCTGCACGTCGCGGGCGACCTGCTGGGATCGGTGGCCGCGATCGTTGCCGCGGTCGTCATTCTCTGGACCGGCTGGTATCCGGTTGATCCGATCCTGTCGGCGCTGGTGGCCGTCATTCTCTTCCGCAGCGCGTGGTCGCTGGTCAGGGAGGCCGGAGCGGTGCTGCTGGAGGGCACGCCCGACCGGATCGACCGCGACGCCGTGGCGAAAGACATCGAATCGGGCGTGCCTGGCGTGCGGGAAGTGCACCACATGCATGTCTGGTCGATGGACGGCTCGCGCAACCTGGCGACGCTGCATGCCTGCCTCGTCGAGGGCGCGGACGCGTTCGGCGCGGTGAGCGCGATCAAGCAGCGGCTTGCATCGCGCCACGGCATCGGCCATGCCACTGTCGAGGTGGAATACGGCGCCTGCGCCGACGCGGCGGTGGCCCACCCGCACTGA
- a CDS encoding nickel/cobalt transporter, with product MQKKTVRIAFAALALAYVLAHVAGHAHAASSLGIGTNEAVLPSTGFFSGILNWINAQQQGFYRQLTGAMKSMRDGGGGAWLLVGLSFAYGIFHAAGPGHGKAVISSYMLANEVALRRGVMLSFVSAFLQAATAIVVMTLVYFVLRGTSVSMTDATWFLEVSSYVLVTLFGAWLLWKKAGVRLVARFSGRPAHSLSAAVAHSHAHAGHEHQDHDHGHSHASAHAHASTHDHDHHGHSHSHAHHEHAHHDHGPGEVCETCGHSHAPDPALLGSDRFDWRAAWAAVAAVGIRPCSGALIVLTFAFLNGLWVAGIASVLAMALGTAITVSALATLAVTAKNVAVSIAGDGRIGNRIHLAVEIAGAAFIFLIGLTLLAATV from the coding sequence ATGCAGAAGAAGACCGTCCGCATCGCATTCGCCGCGCTCGCCCTCGCCTATGTCCTGGCGCATGTCGCCGGCCATGCCCATGCCGCCAGCTCGCTTGGCATCGGCACCAACGAAGCGGTCCTTCCGTCGACCGGCTTCTTCTCCGGCATCCTCAACTGGATCAACGCGCAGCAGCAGGGCTTCTACCGTCAGCTCACCGGCGCCATGAAATCAATGCGCGACGGCGGCGGCGGCGCCTGGCTGCTGGTCGGCCTCTCCTTCGCCTACGGCATCTTCCACGCCGCCGGCCCCGGCCACGGCAAGGCGGTCATCTCGTCCTACATGCTGGCCAACGAGGTGGCGCTGCGCCGCGGCGTAATGCTCTCCTTCGTCTCGGCCTTCCTCCAGGCAGCGACCGCGATCGTGGTCATGACACTGGTCTATTTCGTGCTGCGCGGCACCAGTGTTTCCATGACCGACGCCACCTGGTTCCTCGAAGTGTCGAGCTACGTCCTGGTCACCCTCTTCGGCGCCTGGCTCCTGTGGAAGAAGGCGGGCGTCAGGCTCGTCGCGCGCTTCTCCGGCCGGCCGGCACACAGCCTGTCGGCTGCGGTCGCCCATTCGCATGCCCACGCCGGGCACGAGCATCAGGATCATGACCACGGCCATTCGCACGCGTCGGCGCATGCCCACGCCTCAACGCATGACCACGACCATCACGGTCATTCGCATTCCCATGCCCATCACGAACATGCCCACCACGACCACGGCCCCGGCGAAGTCTGCGAGACCTGCGGCCACAGCCACGCACCCGATCCGGCGCTGCTGGGCTCCGACCGCTTCGACTGGCGCGCAGCCTGGGCCGCCGTCGCTGCGGTCGGCATCCGTCCCTGCTCCGGCGCGCTGATCGTTTTGACCTTCGCCTTCCTCAACGGCCTGTGGGTCGCCGGCATCGCCTCGGTGCTCGCCATGGCGCTCGGCACCGCCATTACCGTCTCGGCGCTGGCGACGCTCGCGGTGACGGCAAAGAACGTCGCCGTGTCGATCGCCGGCGACGGTCGCATCGGCAACCGCATCCACCTCGCCGTCGAGATCGCCGGCGCCGCCTTCATCTTCCTGATCGGGCTGACGCTGCTGGCGGCGACGGTTTAG
- a CDS encoding DUF1007 family protein: MATPGSGRALRIAPAFAGALFWASPAWVHPHVFAEASLEVKLDPSSNVSALRHVWRFDDLFSSTVLVEFDTNKDLKLDDSELAEVSKTIFESLSEYNYFQLVEADGKDVPMNAPDQLIATLEDNQLIVLFESKPKAVFPLAGKVDFGVYDPTFYTAIDFTEDDNMKVDALPASCKRQVIRPDPDEAISQNQATLTDEFFNDPAGTDMSKIFATKLEIVCQGQG, encoded by the coding sequence ATGGCCACTCCTGGTTCCGGACGCGCGCTGCGCATCGCGCCGGCATTTGCCGGAGCGCTGTTTTGGGCTTCTCCGGCCTGGGTCCATCCGCATGTCTTCGCCGAGGCGAGCCTCGAGGTGAAGCTGGATCCGTCGAGCAATGTGTCGGCGCTGCGTCATGTCTGGCGCTTCGACGACCTGTTCTCCTCGACCGTCCTTGTCGAGTTCGACACCAACAAGGACCTGAAGCTCGACGATTCGGAACTGGCGGAAGTATCGAAGACGATCTTCGAATCGCTCTCCGAATACAACTACTTCCAGCTGGTTGAGGCCGACGGCAAGGACGTGCCGATGAACGCGCCGGACCAGCTGATCGCCACGCTCGAGGACAACCAGCTCATCGTCCTGTTCGAATCGAAGCCAAAGGCGGTGTTCCCGCTCGCCGGCAAGGTCGATTTCGGCGTCTACGACCCGACCTTCTACACCGCCATCGACTTCACCGAAGACGACAACATGAAGGTCGACGCGCTGCCCGCCTCCTGCAAGCGCCAGGTCATCCGTCCCGACCCCGACGAGGCGATCTCGCAGAACCAGGCGACGCTGACCGACGAATTCTTCAACGATCCCGCCGGCACTGACATGAGCAAGATCTTCGCCACCAAGCTCGAGATCGTCTGCCAGGGACAGGGCTGA
- a CDS encoding CopG family transcriptional regulator, which translates to MKASEFEERFDAGEDVAEHVDWSKARRPNVESRRVNIDFPAWVVQGLDQEARRLGVTRQALVKLWIAERLDS; encoded by the coding sequence ATGAAGGCGAGTGAATTCGAAGAGCGCTTCGATGCCGGCGAGGATGTCGCCGAGCATGTCGATTGGTCGAAGGCGCGGCGTCCGAATGTCGAGAGCCGGCGGGTAAACATCGACTTTCCCGCCTGGGTCGTACAGGGTCTGGATCAGGAAGCCCGCAGGCTCGGTGTCACGCGACAGGCGCTGGTCAAGCTCTGGATCGCCGAGCGTCTCGACTCATAG
- a CDS encoding type II toxin-antitoxin system VapC family toxin, translated as MIDTSALVAMILREPDSGVLVDAIGYFPLRILPPSCIVEFCSLRRLELDLRSWLIQFIAEFEVNILPMDDRVGWIAATAAMRYGRGSGHPAKLNFGDCMSYAFARHLEAPLLFKGDDFAHTDVIPAHTVLP; from the coding sequence GTGATCGACACCTCGGCATTGGTCGCGATGATCTTGCGCGAGCCGGATTCCGGAGTGCTTGTGGATGCGATCGGTTACTTTCCGCTTCGTATACTTCCGCCGTCCTGCATCGTCGAGTTCTGTTCCCTGCGCCGTCTCGAACTGGACCTCCGGTCCTGGCTCATTCAATTCATCGCCGAGTTTGAGGTGAACATCCTGCCCATGGATGACAGAGTTGGCTGGATCGCCGCGACTGCGGCGATGCGCTATGGACGTGGGTCCGGCCATCCGGCAAAGCTGAACTTCGGCGACTGCATGTCATATGCGTTCGCCCGCCATTTGGAAGCTCCTCTGCTTTTCAAAGGCGACGACTTCGCCCATACCGACGTCATTCCGGCTCACACGGTTTTACCATGA
- a CDS encoding D-alanine--D-alanine ligase family protein — translation MTSSARLRIAVLYGGRSSEHDVSVMSATNVMAALDPAKYDAVPIYVTREGRWLDSSFADGALAKPAGGTELCLVAGGQGRLLAIPQDGAARDLPPVDALFPVLHGLNGEDGSVQGLAQAARVPLVGCDILGSANALDKDLSKRLLLQAGVPVARSLTITADAAPAFAEVAAALGLPVFVKPARQGSSVGVSKVASEAEWAAALDLGFRHDAKLLVEEFVRGREIELAVLEAPDGSLFVSRPGEIVPAQSHGFYSYDAKYVDADGAAIRVPAELPAEVEERLKALAAQAFRAVGCDAMARVDFFVTADFDIRLNELNTIPGFTDISMYPKAMAASGVSYPELLDRLVAHGMARATREG, via the coding sequence ATGACCTCATCCGCCAGACTCCGCATCGCCGTGCTTTACGGCGGGCGATCCTCCGAACACGATGTCTCGGTGATGTCGGCGACCAACGTTATGGCCGCGCTCGACCCGGCGAAATACGATGCGGTGCCGATCTATGTCACGCGCGAGGGCCGGTGGCTGGACAGCAGCTTCGCCGATGGCGCGCTGGCGAAACCGGCCGGCGGCACGGAGCTTTGCCTTGTTGCCGGAGGGCAGGGCCGGTTGCTGGCGATCCCGCAGGACGGCGCGGCGCGGGACCTGCCGCCGGTCGACGCGCTGTTTCCGGTGCTGCACGGGCTGAACGGCGAGGACGGGTCGGTGCAGGGCCTGGCGCAGGCGGCGCGCGTGCCGCTGGTCGGCTGCGACATTCTCGGTTCGGCCAATGCGCTCGACAAGGACCTGTCGAAGCGGCTGCTGCTCCAGGCCGGGGTGCCGGTGGCGCGGTCGCTGACGATTACGGCCGATGCGGCGCCGGCCTTCGCCGAGGTCGCGGCGGCGCTCGGCCTGCCGGTGTTCGTCAAGCCGGCGCGGCAGGGCTCGTCGGTCGGCGTCAGCAAGGTGGCGAGCGAGGCGGAGTGGGCCGCCGCGCTCGACCTCGGCTTCCGCCACGATGCGAAGCTTTTGGTGGAAGAGTTCGTCAGGGGGCGCGAGATCGAGCTTGCCGTTCTGGAAGCGCCGGACGGCAGCCTGTTCGTGTCGCGGCCGGGCGAGATCGTGCCGGCGCAAAGCCACGGCTTCTACAGCTACGACGCCAAATATGTCGACGCGGACGGGGCCGCGATCCGCGTGCCGGCGGAGCTGCCGGCGGAGGTCGAGGAGCGGCTGAAGGCGTTGGCTGCGCAGGCGTTCCGGGCGGTCGGCTGCGATGCGATGGCGCGGGTGGATTTCTTCGTCACGGCCGATTTCGACATAAGGCTGAACGAGCTGAACACCATTCCCGGCTTCACCGACATCTCGATGTATCCGAAGGCGATGGCGGCGAGCGGCGTGAGCTATCCGGAGCTGCTCGACCGGCTGGTGGCGCACGGGATGGCAAGGGCGACGCGGGAGGGGTAG
- the denD gene encoding D-erythronate dehydrogenase — MRILVTGAAGMIGRKLVERLARDGSLRGEAITALDLHDIVAADLVSVPGAETSVFVGDIAGADTVDMLVSRRPDVVFHLAGVVSGEAEANFDLGYRVNLDGTRMLFDAIRLADYNPRVVFTSSIAVFGAPFPDVIPDEFHPTPLTSYGTQKLIGEALLADYTRRGFMDGIGIRLPTICVRPGKPNKAASGFFSGIIREPLNGEAAILPVPRSVVHTHASPRSAVGFLMRAAEIDGDLVGPRRNLTMPGVGVTVGEQIEALERVAGSNVVSLIREVPDETIWSIVKNWPTRFESRRARELGFEAETSFDEIVKAYIEEELGR; from the coding sequence ATGCGTATTCTGGTGACGGGGGCTGCCGGCATGATCGGCCGCAAGCTGGTCGAGCGGCTGGCAAGAGACGGGAGCCTGCGCGGCGAGGCAATCACCGCGCTCGACCTGCACGACATCGTCGCAGCCGACCTCGTGTCGGTCCCAGGAGCCGAGACGTCGGTCTTCGTCGGCGACATCGCCGGCGCCGATACCGTCGATATGCTGGTTTCGCGGCGTCCGGACGTGGTCTTCCATCTCGCCGGCGTCGTCTCCGGGGAGGCGGAGGCGAACTTCGACCTCGGCTATCGGGTCAATCTCGACGGGACGCGGATGCTGTTCGACGCGATCCGGCTGGCTGACTACAATCCGCGCGTTGTCTTCACCTCGTCGATCGCGGTGTTCGGCGCGCCGTTCCCGGATGTCATCCCGGACGAGTTCCATCCGACGCCGCTGACCTCCTACGGCACGCAGAAGCTGATCGGCGAGGCGCTTCTGGCCGACTACACGCGGCGCGGCTTCATGGACGGGATCGGGATCCGCCTGCCGACCATCTGCGTCAGGCCAGGCAAGCCGAACAAGGCGGCGTCCGGCTTCTTCTCCGGCATCATTCGCGAGCCGCTGAACGGCGAGGCAGCGATCCTGCCCGTTCCGCGCTCGGTGGTGCATACGCATGCCAGCCCGCGCTCGGCGGTCGGCTTCCTGATGCGGGCGGCCGAGATCGACGGCGACCTCGTCGGTCCGCGCCGCAACCTCACCATGCCGGGCGTGGGCGTGACCGTGGGCGAGCAGATCGAGGCGCTGGAGCGCGTGGCGGGATCGAACGTGGTCAGCCTGATCCGCGAGGTGCCGGACGAGACGATCTGGTCGATCGTGAAGAACTGGCCGACCCGGTTCGAATCGCGCCGGGCGCGGGAACTGGGCTTCGAGGCCGAGACCAGCTTCGACGAGATCGTGAAGGCCTATATCGAGGAAGAGCTGGGACGCTAA
- a CDS encoding SDR family oxidoreductase encodes MVKGIALVTGAGTGIGAAVARTLLRDGWNTVLTGRRQEKLDEAAAGAGETQGRAVAVACDVTKPDQVDRLFATIKAEFGRLDLLFNNAGMGSKGAPIDEIPVETWQQVVDVNLTGSFLCARAAFGMMRRQTPQGGRIINNGSISAHAPRPGSVPYTSTKHAITGLTKTIALDGRAFDIACGQIDIGNALTEMAMPMTKGVPQANGEIAVEATMDPQHVADAVLHMANLPLASNVLFMTVMATKMPFVGRG; translated from the coding sequence GTCACGGGTGCCGGGACGGGTATCGGCGCGGCCGTTGCCCGTACGCTGCTCAGAGACGGCTGGAACACGGTGCTCACCGGCCGCCGCCAGGAGAAGCTCGACGAGGCAGCCGCCGGGGCCGGCGAGACGCAGGGGCGGGCTGTGGCCGTCGCCTGCGACGTGACCAAGCCCGATCAGGTCGACCGGCTCTTTGCGACGATCAAGGCCGAGTTCGGCCGGCTGGATCTGCTCTTCAACAATGCCGGCATGGGGTCGAAGGGCGCGCCGATCGACGAAATTCCGGTCGAGACCTGGCAGCAGGTCGTCGACGTCAACCTCACCGGTTCGTTCCTCTGCGCCCGCGCGGCCTTCGGCATGATGCGCCGGCAGACGCCGCAGGGCGGACGCATCATCAACAACGGGTCGATCTCGGCGCATGCGCCGCGGCCGGGCTCGGTGCCCTACACCTCGACAAAGCACGCGATCACCGGGCTGACCAAGACGATTGCGCTCGACGGGCGGGCATTCGACATCGCCTGCGGCCAGATCGACATCGGCAATGCGCTCACCGAGATGGCGATGCCGATGACAAAAGGCGTGCCGCAGGCCAATGGCGAGATCGCGGTCGAAGCCACGATGGACCCGCAGCATGTCGCCGACGCGGTTCTGCATATGGCGAACCTGCCGCTGGCGTCCAACGTGCTGTTCATGACCGTGATGGCGACCAAGATGCCGTTCGTCGGGCGGGGGTGA
- a CDS encoding LysR family transcriptional regulator produces the protein MDTLTRMRAFIDVVEAEGFSAAARKIGRSKALLSKYVRELEDELGALLLNRTTRQFSLTEAGHTYYRRASEILREIDSLADTVRDSSGDVRGRIKLTAPRTFADAPIGQSLIDFADEHPDIVLDIHLDDRFVDLVEEGFDLAIRITRLESSSLIARKLASFGIKVCGSPDLIAKFGRPERPQDLARMPCVIDTNGRWLSNWPFIGEQGEQITVAVTGRLEVNSPQTVRAAAIAGLGFATIPDFIARPALDDGTLVSVLDEFLPSGGGVFAVYPHRRYLPAKVRAFVDYLAQWFRTYEQR, from the coding sequence ATGGACACGCTCACCCGCATGCGCGCCTTCATCGATGTGGTCGAGGCGGAGGGCTTTTCCGCCGCCGCCCGCAAGATCGGCCGCTCCAAGGCGCTGCTGTCGAAATATGTCCGCGAGCTCGAGGACGAACTCGGCGCTCTGCTGTTGAACCGCACCACGCGGCAGTTCTCGCTCACCGAGGCCGGCCACACCTATTACAGGCGCGCCTCCGAAATCCTGCGCGAGATCGACAGCCTCGCCGACACGGTGCGCGATTCCTCCGGCGACGTGCGCGGCCGCATCAAGCTCACCGCGCCGCGCACCTTCGCCGACGCGCCGATCGGCCAATCGCTGATCGACTTCGCCGACGAACACCCCGACATCGTGCTGGACATCCACCTCGACGACCGGTTCGTCGACCTCGTCGAAGAGGGCTTCGACCTCGCCATCCGCATCACGAGGCTCGAAAGCTCCTCGCTGATCGCGCGCAAGCTGGCCTCCTTCGGCATCAAGGTCTGCGGCTCGCCGGACCTGATCGCGAAATTTGGCCGCCCCGAGCGCCCACAGGACCTGGCGCGGATGCCCTGCGTGATCGACACCAACGGACGCTGGCTGTCCAATTGGCCCTTCATCGGCGAGCAGGGCGAGCAGATCACGGTGGCGGTGACGGGCCGCCTCGAGGTCAACAGCCCGCAGACTGTGCGGGCCGCCGCCATCGCCGGGCTCGGCTTCGCCACCATACCTGATTTCATCGCACGGCCGGCCCTCGACGACGGCACGCTGGTGTCCGTCCTCGACGAATTCCTTCCGTCCGGCGGCGGCGTCTTCGCGGTCTACCCTCACCGGCGCTACCTGCCGGCCAAGGTCAGGGCTTTCGTCGACTATCTCGCCCAATGGTTCAGGACATACGAACAGCGGTGA
- a CDS encoding type II toxin-antitoxin system VapB family antitoxin, producing the protein MAITIRNTEIEAMIREIGRHTGEGPSAVVARAVRNLSANRLTPEESRKKFERLMRSVPPRDPNLTWKEVEDDMNSIFD; encoded by the coding sequence GTGGCAATCACGATTAGGAACACGGAAATCGAGGCGATGATCCGGGAGATCGGCCGGCACACGGGCGAAGGCCCCAGCGCCGTCGTGGCGCGCGCCGTGCGAAACCTGTCGGCCAACAGGCTTACACCGGAAGAATCCCGCAAGAAATTCGAACGGCTGATGCGTAGTGTCCCTCCCCGTGATCCCAATCTGACGTGGAAAGAGGTTGAAGACGACATGAACAGCATCTTCGACTAA
- a CDS encoding BrnT family toxin, which translates to MSFEFDAEKSAPNKKRHSIGLVEAQALWNDPLLIVAPARSDDEERFLAVGCIGMKHWSAVHALREDRIRLISVRRSRPQEVEYYEGE; encoded by the coding sequence ATGAGCTTCGAATTCGACGCGGAAAAGAGCGCTCCGAACAAGAAGAGGCACAGCATCGGCCTCGTCGAGGCCCAAGCATTGTGGAACGACCCGCTTTTGATCGTGGCACCGGCCCGTTCGGATGACGAAGAGCGTTTCCTGGCTGTTGGATGCATCGGCATGAAGCACTGGTCGGCCGTCCATGCGCTGCGTGAAGATCGGATCAGGCTGATTTCGGTGCGCAGGTCCCGGCCGCAGGAGGTAGAGTATTATGAAGGCGAGTGA